The Acidobacteriota bacterium genome has a segment encoding these proteins:
- a CDS encoding ArgE/DapE family deacylase, giving the protein MLTDSEKRVLALIDQGRDDIVKFLTTLIGFKTVTPLEGESAKGDDYKKLQDFVSGTLKELGFGIDRWEADARELKSSPGAGVDPNRDLSNMPIVAGRRPGTKKGRSLILNGHYDVVPPGQRESWTNDPFEAVVRDDVLYGRGANDMKGGIAAMIQAVRFILKAGVEPGGEIIVQTVPDEEATCMGTLSCCQRGYKADAAVIPEPTDMKVMIAMRGNAGGSITVFGRAGHAELAQPHWSEGGAVNAISKAVKVIRGLEELAEEWRTRPDKQHKLLDPDTIMPTAIEGGEWAVTYPEKVEITYDAVFIPSTKNLPQEIAEKVRRVAECDPWMRENPPRLESAEWEYGAEISEDEPIARLGIEALGELGLEPGFMGFGSLSDGIHLINYSKVPTISIGPSLRTAHMADELVSIEELVNTTKAIALIIMRWCR; this is encoded by the coding sequence ATGCTTACAGATTCCGAAAAACGCGTACTGGCCCTTATCGACCAGGGGCGGGACGACATAGTAAAATTCCTCACTACGCTGATCGGCTTCAAGACGGTCACGCCTCTCGAGGGGGAAAGTGCGAAGGGGGACGACTATAAGAAACTCCAGGACTTCGTGTCCGGGACGCTGAAGGAGCTGGGCTTCGGCATCGACCGGTGGGAGGCGGACGCGCGCGAGCTCAAGAGTTCCCCCGGCGCCGGGGTGGACCCGAACCGCGACCTGAGTAACATGCCGATCGTCGCGGGCCGGAGGCCCGGGACAAAGAAGGGGCGCTCCCTCATCCTGAACGGCCACTACGACGTGGTGCCCCCCGGCCAGCGTGAGAGCTGGACGAACGACCCGTTCGAGGCCGTGGTGCGGGACGATGTGCTCTACGGCCGCGGCGCGAACGACATGAAGGGCGGCATCGCCGCCATGATCCAGGCCGTGCGTTTCATCCTGAAGGCGGGCGTCGAGCCGGGCGGCGAGATTATCGTCCAGACCGTCCCGGACGAGGAGGCGACCTGCATGGGGACCCTCTCCTGCTGCCAGCGCGGCTACAAGGCCGACGCCGCCGTCATTCCCGAGCCCACCGACATGAAGGTCATGATCGCCATGCGGGGCAACGCGGGAGGCAGCATCACCGTCTTCGGGCGGGCCGGCCACGCGGAGCTGGCGCAGCCGCACTGGAGCGAGGGCGGGGCCGTCAACGCCATCTCGAAGGCGGTCAAGGTCATACGGGGGCTGGAAGAGCTCGCCGAGGAGTGGAGGACCCGGCCCGACAAGCAGCACAAGCTCCTCGACCCGGACACCATCATGCCCACCGCCATCGAGGGCGGCGAATGGGCGGTCACCTACCCGGAGAAGGTCGAGATAACCTACGACGCGGTCTTCATCCCGTCCACGAAGAATCTTCCCCAGGAGATCGCGGAAAAGGTGCGCCGCGTCGCCGAGTGCGACCCGTGGATGAGGGAAAATCCGCCACGGCTCGAGTCGGCCGAATGGGAGTACGGCGCGGAGATAAGCGAGGACGAGCCGATCGCCCGGCTCGGCATCGAGGCCCTGGGCGAGCTGGGCCTGGAGCCCGGTTTCATGGGGTTCGGGAGCCTCTCCGACGGCATCCATCTCATCAATTACTCCAAGGTTCCGACCATCTCGATCGGCCCCAGCCTCAGGACGGCCCACATGGCGGACGAGCTCGTGAGCATCGAGGAGCTGGTGAACACCACCAAGGCCATAGCCCTGATAATCATGAGGTGGTGCCGGTGA
- a CDS encoding fused MFS/spermidine synthase, whose product MNTRNRLVLGVCFFLSGATSLALEVAWAKELSYILGNTLYAVATVVAAFMAGLGLGSALAGRYAPRILRPVLAYAGMEWVIAACGIFSIPVFRSTEGIFQALYNVLEPGHGAFLVVRFLVVFGVMLIPVTLMGMTLPVVVGAYGRRKERYDFEAGTLYGVNTLGAVAGTLVAGFFLLPWLGLLKTCVLVGVVDAVVGVVAWCVNRRVGAIEDIRLAGQVRTQEPEQAESVEERKKAGWTPLQVMIGGIFLLSGAVAMVYEVGWFRLLALVLGPSVHAFSVMLGIFLVGIGLGSVVAARWAERTRRPLMAMAALEGVIGVAALATMAFYNELPIWYTSLFWKLAGEGGGGWHVAAQGMIAAVVVLVPTLGMGALFPVAVRAFREASREGMVPEKSVGRLYVLNTGGGIAGSLAAGFWLVPEIGMWRTVLLASGVSVGLGLILWLAVREVALLPKAALAATTALVVAVFAGAVPAENTLLLNQGWYYKKQTTPETALSNAQAQQLLFYREGVNAAISVTRHEGYISLRTQGKPDASNGPPDLFSQFLGGHLPALFAPEGARAAFVGYGSGMAVSALMAHPHIASLDIVEIERAVLDASPYFEFINHGALRDPRVRTIVEDARTHLTYTPSEYDVIVSIPSNPSVAGVSNLYTVDFYRLVRERLTPSGIFLSWLQLYNISDQSFLTVVASLLEVFPHVAVFQPSSHIMFLASQQPIQVPWETYLARSSAPAVERGLRLLDFREPMEVLAHFVGTESVLEASLKGVSQRNTDDNVWLEHQMARELPAHTHGNLLMARLYPPRTQIRRLLPDAPLGTVMPKALRNSARREATKEPAQWTRVWKALMAQWETETAEPAALAAEESSRKDTRAAAAYMERVPDQLVLEDTYRYEPYIKQAFELAPELPEVRLVYGNFLFLREDLDGAKQVLEKIPPHSIYSHYYYAQLTLARIAQKEGDLGKALEHIEKAVSINPCKPSGVYAMADVLEQHPDPQAAERLRRVAALYHPEDDDLRRKMAALPEPD is encoded by the coding sequence ATGAACACTCGCAACCGCTTAGTGCTGGGTGTGTGTTTCTTCCTCTCGGGGGCCACCAGCCTCGCCCTCGAGGTGGCGTGGGCGAAGGAGCTCTCCTACATCCTCGGCAACACCTTGTATGCGGTGGCAACCGTCGTCGCGGCGTTCATGGCGGGCCTCGGCCTGGGGAGCGCCTTGGCTGGACGCTACGCCCCGCGCATCCTCCGGCCCGTGCTGGCCTACGCGGGGATGGAATGGGTGATCGCCGCGTGCGGAATCTTTTCAATCCCTGTGTTCCGCTCGACGGAGGGAATCTTCCAGGCGCTTTACAACGTGCTGGAGCCCGGGCACGGGGCGTTCCTTGTGGTGAGGTTCCTGGTGGTGTTCGGCGTGATGCTCATTCCGGTGACGCTGATGGGGATGACGCTGCCGGTGGTGGTGGGGGCGTACGGGCGGAGGAAGGAGCGGTACGATTTCGAGGCCGGGACGCTGTACGGGGTGAACACGCTGGGAGCGGTGGCGGGGACGCTGGTGGCGGGATTCTTCCTCTTACCGTGGCTCGGGTTGTTGAAGACGTGCGTGTTGGTAGGGGTGGTGGACGCTGTTGTGGGAGTGGTGGCGTGGTGTGTGAACAGGCGCGTGGGGGCGATCGAGGACATCCGGCTTGCCGGGCAAGTCCGGACGCAGGAGCCGGAACAAGCGGAGTCCGTGGAGGAAAGGAAGAAAGCGGGCTGGACGCCGCTACAGGTAATGATCGGGGGAATTTTTCTGCTTTCCGGGGCGGTGGCGATGGTGTACGAGGTGGGATGGTTTCGGCTACTGGCCTTGGTGCTGGGGCCGTCGGTGCACGCGTTTTCGGTGATGCTTGGGATATTTCTGGTGGGGATAGGGCTCGGGAGCGTCGTGGCGGCGAGGTGGGCGGAGAGGACGAGGAGGCCGCTGATGGCGATGGCGGCGCTGGAGGGAGTTATCGGGGTGGCGGCGCTCGCGACGATGGCGTTCTACAACGAACTGCCTATATGGTATACGTCCTTGTTTTGGAAGCTGGCGGGAGAGGGGGGCGGCGGATGGCATGTTGCGGCGCAGGGGATGATAGCCGCCGTCGTTGTTTTAGTGCCGACGCTTGGGATGGGGGCGCTGTTTCCGGTGGCGGTGAGGGCATTCCGGGAGGCGTCGCGAGAGGGGATGGTGCCTGAGAAGAGCGTGGGGAGACTGTACGTGCTGAACACGGGGGGGGGGATAGCGGGGAGCCTGGCGGCGGGGTTCTGGCTGGTACCGGAAATTGGGATGTGGAGGACGGTGCTTTTGGCGAGCGGGGTGAGCGTTGGGCTTGGTCTGATTTTGTGGCTGGCGGTGCGGGAGGTGGCGCTTTTGCCGAAGGCGGCGCTCGCCGCGACCACGGCTTTGGTTGTGGCGGTGTTTGCCGGGGCCGTTCCCGCGGAAAATACGTTGCTCTTAAACCAAGGCTGGTACTACAAAAAGCAGACCACCCCAGAGACCGCCCTAAGCAACGCCCAAGCCCAACAGCTTCTCTTTTACCGCGAAGGCGTGAATGCGGCCATTTCGGTAACCCGACATGAGGGATATATCTCTTTGCGCACCCAGGGTAAGCCGGATGCGAGCAACGGCCCGCCGGATCTTTTCAGCCAGTTCCTTGGGGGACACCTGCCGGCGTTGTTTGCTCCCGAGGGCGCCCGCGCCGCTTTCGTCGGCTACGGTAGCGGCATGGCCGTCAGCGCCCTGATGGCGCATCCGCACATCGCCTCGCTGGATATCGTCGAGATCGAGCGGGCCGTGCTGGACGCGTCTCCCTATTTCGAATTCATCAACCACGGCGCTCTCCGCGATCCCCGCGTGCGTACCATCGTGGAAGACGCCCGCACCCATCTGACCTATACGCCTAGTGAATACGACGTCATCGTATCGATACCGTCCAATCCTTCGGTTGCAGGCGTGTCCAATCTCTATACCGTGGACTTCTACCGATTGGTGCGGGAGCGGTTGACGCCTTCGGGAATTTTTTTGAGTTGGTTGCAACTTTATAACATTTCAGACCAAAGTTTCCTGACCGTTGTGGCCTCGTTGCTCGAGGTGTTTCCACACGTAGCGGTTTTCCAACCCAGCAGTCATATTATGTTTTTAGCCTCTCAGCAACCCATCCAAGTTCCTTGGGAGACCTATCTGGCGCGTTCCTCGGCGCCGGCGGTGGAAAGGGGACTGCGTCTGCTTGACTTCCGTGAGCCTATGGAAGTCTTAGCGCATTTCGTCGGGACGGAATCCGTGTTGGAAGCTTCCCTTAAGGGAGTTTCCCAGCGAAACACGGACGACAACGTGTGGCTGGAGCACCAGATGGCGCGGGAATTACCGGCCCACACCCATGGGAATTTGCTCATGGCTCGATTGTATCCGCCTCGGACGCAGATTCGGCGACTGCTTCCCGATGCGCCGCTCGGTACGGTTATGCCCAAGGCGCTCCGTAACAGCGCCCGGCGTGAGGCAACCAAGGAACCCGCCCAATGGACGAGAGTTTGGAAAGCCCTCATGGCCCAGTGGGAGACAGAAACGGCGGAGCCGGCCGCGCTGGCCGCCGAAGAAAGCTCCCGTAAAGACACCCGGGCCGCCGCGGCCTACATGGAACGCGTCCCCGACCAGCTGGTTCTCGAAGATACGTATCGCTACGAGCCTTACATCAAGCAGGCGTTTGAGCTGGCGCCCGAGCTTCCCGAGGTGCGGTTGGTGTATGGAAATTTCCTTTTCTTGAGGGAAGACCTCGACGGTGCCAAGCAGGTCCTGGAAAAAATTCCTCCGCACAGCATTTACTCCCATTACTACTACGCACAGTTAACATTGGCCAGGATCGCGCAGAAGGAGGGAGACTTGGGGAAGGCGCTGGAACATATCGAGAAAGCGGTTTCGATCAATCCATGCAAACCCTCCGGTGTGTATGCGATGGCGGACGTGCTGGAGCAACATCCCGACCCGCAGGCCGCCGAGCGCCTTCGGCGCGTTGCGGCGCTCTATCATCCCGAAGATGACGACCTGCGCCGTAAGATGGCGGCGCTGCCGGAGCCCGATTGA